The following proteins are co-located in the Megalops cyprinoides isolate fMegCyp1 chromosome 15, fMegCyp1.pri, whole genome shotgun sequence genome:
- the tacr2 gene encoding substance-K receptor produces the protein MDTTLDPVLSLTTTISFDEDDEGNETTINVFAQPGWQVALWAIAYALIVIVSVIGNVTVIWIILAHKRMRTVTNYFIVSLAFSDASMAAFNTVFNFVYALHNDWYFGLGYCRFQNFFPITAIFASIYSMTAIAVDRYMAIIHPLKPRLSATTTKVVIALIWAVAFSLAFPQCFYSQTKFFSPRTVCLVDWPGDYGGKHQLTYQIAVIILIYLLPLLVMLVTYSLVGLTLWGSAIPGEASEHYQNQIQAKRKVVKMMIVVVLTFAFCWLPFHIYFLLGSFNRDIYKQKYIQQVYLAIFWLAMSSTMYNPIIYCCLNHRFRSGFRSAFRWCPFIQISEEDNMELQHTRTFRMTRSYRTETTTVVHRNSADQEETITKLIKA, from the exons ATGGACACAACTCTGGACCCTGTGCTGTCTTTGACCACAACTATTTCAtttgatgaggatgatgagggGAACGAAACGACGATAAATGTTTTCGCACAGCCGGGCTGGCAAGTTGCGCTCTGGGCGATCGCGTACGCTCTGATTGTAATCGTGTCCGTTATTGGCAATGTCACTGTCATTTGGATCATTCTGGCGCACAAGAGAATGAGGACAGTCACCAACTATTTTATTGTGAGTCTTGCATTCTCGGACGCGTCGATGGCAGCTTTTAATACGGTGTTCAATTTCGTGTACGCCCTGCACAACGACTGGTACTTCGGATTAGGGTACTGCCGGTTTCAAAACTTCTTCCCCATCACGGCAATATTTGCCAGCATTTACTCCATGACGGCCATTGCTGTTGACAG ATACATGGCCATCATTCACCCCCTGAAGCCCCGGCTCTCCGCCACCACAACAAAGGTGGTGATCGCGCTCATCTGGGCTGTGGCCTTCTCCCTGGCCTTCCCCCAGTGCTTCTACTCCCAGACCAAGTTCTTCTCCCCCCGAACCGTGTGCCTGGTCGACTGGCCTGGTGACTATGGAGGAAAACACCAGCTCAC GTACCAGATTGCCGTGATCATACTGATCTActtgctccccctgctggtgatgCTGGTGACCTACAGCCTGGTGGGGCTGACGCTGTGGGGCAGCGCAATCCCTGGAGAGGCCTCAGAACACTATCAGAACCAGATACAGGCAAAACGCAAG GTGGTGAAGATGATGATTGTAGTGGTGCTGACCTTCGCCTTCTGTTGGCTGCCTTTCCATATCTACTTTCTCCTGGGAAGCTTCAACAGGGACATCTACAAGCAGAAGTACATCCAGCAGGTGTACCTGGCCATCTTCTGGCTGGCCATGAGCTCCACCATGTACAACCCCATCATCTACTGCTGTCTGAACCACAG ATTCCGGTCAGGATTTCGCAGTGCGTTCCGCTGGTGTCCGTTTATCCAGATATCCGAGGAGGACAACATGGAGCTGCAGCACACCAGGACCTTCCGAATGACGCGCAGCTATCGCACCGAGACCACCACCGTGGTCCACCGGAACTCCGCCGACCAGGAGGAAACCATTACCAAGCTGATAAAAGCCTGA